In Flavobacterium gelatinilyticum, a genomic segment contains:
- a CDS encoding T9SS type A sorting domain-containing protein produces the protein MRKKYIYLILSFLLTLSSFSQKVTLTLTAIDNQNINSGPINLGSKSSASVSLNVTVEMPSIPGDNGTISIYSLSGLNANIVNGGNGGSLFFGQGNSAVRGFNVTLNAGDFNTSPAYIYAEYKTFSGVVYKSANISVTKDGANPNPNPNPNPNPNPNPNPNFKNTLCCDQTIRYGDRPAPIIASTVDPSRASASWLKIIDSKFPNSTYTGRNYSQDKSNVLITDYLTETTTFKRRLGIDFPFIDSNPITIKIVPTPIFNTIIIDGGTDANGFVEIMDSNPKQIYSDRASARVNLNILENPYHVPQSRGDSYASIDRYEWQYAVTNQGDNVWAKNWITIENENSPTLEYASLKKIPNAEDSYLVIRRIATYKEISNASNSIKVILRSLKNNNVICCDQNLAMDTTLKQIESPSTITGSTATLDNMQNALITSIAYQWQSQSISNGRPNQYGAWTNIGGATSKDYLPAPLQFVTGSRGGMTVETTYNYRRIATINYRIGSTNYTVKSFSNEANVQAGRSYSSPTLMVYPNPATSIINVESTAADYLLSTRKITVANVMGATVITNFTVINENLISIDVSNLVIGTYFINIEGTGGRRGGSGGAQFTFIKTN, from the coding sequence ATGAGAAAAAAATACATCTACCTCATTCTATCTTTTTTACTCACTCTTTCTTCATTCAGCCAGAAAGTAACCCTTACACTTACAGCAATTGACAACCAAAACATTAACAGCGGACCAATTAATTTAGGCAGTAAATCGTCTGCAAGTGTTTCATTGAATGTTACAGTCGAAATGCCTTCGATACCTGGCGATAATGGAACTATAAGCATCTATTCTCTTAGCGGCTTAAATGCAAATATTGTTAACGGAGGAAATGGCGGTTCTTTATTTTTTGGCCAGGGAAATTCTGCTGTCCGAGGTTTTAATGTAACTCTAAATGCCGGAGATTTTAATACTTCACCTGCATACATTTACGCAGAATATAAAACTTTTTCAGGAGTAGTCTACAAAAGTGCAAACATTTCTGTAACAAAAGACGGTGCAAATCCAAACCCGAATCCAAATCCGAACCCAAACCCGAATCCGAACCCTAATCCTAATTTCAAAAACACTTTATGCTGTGATCAAACTATTAGATACGGAGACAGACCAGCTCCAATTATTGCTTCTACAGTAGATCCATCAAGAGCTTCAGCTTCATGGCTCAAAATCATTGACAGCAAATTCCCTAACTCAACGTATACGGGCAGAAATTATTCTCAGGACAAAAGCAATGTCTTAATTACAGACTATTTAACAGAAACAACAACTTTTAAAAGAAGACTGGGTATTGATTTTCCTTTTATTGACAGTAACCCAATTACGATAAAAATTGTCCCTACACCAATATTTAATACCATTATAATCGATGGAGGTACAGACGCAAATGGTTTTGTTGAAATTATGGATTCAAATCCAAAACAAATATACAGCGACAGAGCATCTGCACGAGTAAACTTAAATATTCTTGAAAATCCGTATCATGTACCGCAATCAAGAGGAGACAGCTATGCCAGCATTGATCGTTATGAATGGCAATATGCAGTAACAAATCAAGGTGACAATGTCTGGGCAAAAAACTGGATTACTATCGAAAACGAAAACTCGCCTACATTAGAATATGCTTCTTTAAAAAAGATTCCAAATGCCGAAGACAGTTACTTGGTTATTAGAAGAATTGCCACATATAAGGAAATAAGCAATGCAAGTAACAGCATAAAAGTTATTTTAAGATCGCTTAAAAATAATAATGTAATATGCTGCGATCAAAATTTAGCTATGGATACTACTTTAAAACAAATAGAGAGTCCGTCTACCATTACAGGATCTACAGCCACTCTTGATAACATGCAGAATGCCCTAATTACAAGCATCGCTTATCAATGGCAGAGTCAATCAATATCAAATGGAAGACCAAACCAATATGGTGCATGGACAAATATTGGAGGAGCGACATCTAAAGATTATCTTCCTGCTCCGCTACAATTTGTTACCGGAAGCAGAGGCGGTATGACTGTAGAAACTACTTATAATTACAGAAGAATTGCAACAATTAACTACAGAATTGGCAGCACAAATTATACTGTAAAATCATTTAGTAATGAAGCAAATGTACAGGCAGGAAGATCGTACAGCAGCCCAACATTAATGGTGTATCCAAATCCGGCAACTTCTATTATAAATGTAGAGAGTACTGCAGCTGATTATCTTTTATCTACCAGAAAAATTACAGTAGCCAATGTAATGGGAGCAACTGTTATTACTAATTTCACTGTTATAAACGAAAATCTAATCAGCATAGATGTTTCAAATTTAGTAATTGGAACTTACTTTATAAACATTGAAGGTACCGGAGGCAGAAGAGGAGGATCAGGAGGTGCTCAATTTACATTTATAAAAACCAACTAA
- a CDS encoding alpha/beta hydrolase produces MKNFKILVFALFLCISSLSYAAKVDTLQIASTAMGKTYKAAVVLPNTYAKSKTAFPVMYLLHGAYGHFSDWLKNTPNKKLVQNLSDQYNLIIVMPEGETFSFYLDSPVNKESQFETFITKEVIQKVDQTYKTISNRTGRVITGLSMGGHGALYLSTRHPDLFCAAGSMSGAVDMSTMLNRDSSAQVVKLMQPVFGDKSGSTEMYEQHAVLGMLDKIKVNKLPLIIDCGVDDFLIEPNRELHRRMVYNKIEHDYTERPGAHTWDYWENSLPYHALFFNKILLKNQLVTKK; encoded by the coding sequence ATGAAAAACTTTAAAATCCTTGTATTTGCCCTTTTTCTGTGTATCTCGTCCCTGTCTTATGCTGCAAAAGTAGACACCTTGCAAATTGCCAGTACGGCAATGGGCAAAACCTACAAAGCAGCGGTAGTGTTACCCAATACATACGCCAAAAGTAAAACCGCTTTTCCGGTAATGTATCTATTACACGGAGCTTACGGGCACTTTAGTGACTGGTTAAAAAATACACCAAACAAAAAATTAGTTCAGAACCTTTCTGATCAGTATAACCTTATTATAGTAATGCCCGAAGGTGAAACCTTTAGTTTTTATCTGGACAGTCCTGTGAATAAAGAAAGCCAGTTCGAAACTTTTATTACCAAAGAAGTAATCCAGAAAGTAGATCAAACCTACAAAACCATAAGCAACAGAACCGGAAGAGTAATCACCGGACTTTCAATGGGCGGACACGGTGCTTTATACCTTTCAACCCGACACCCTGATTTATTCTGTGCAGCCGGAAGCATGAGCGGAGCAGTAGATATGAGTACAATGCTGAACAGAGATTCGTCTGCTCAGGTCGTAAAATTAATGCAGCCTGTTTTTGGAGATAAAAGCGGCAGCACCGAAATGTACGAACAACATGCTGTTCTTGGAATGCTTGATAAAATAAAAGTCAACAAACTCCCTTTAATTATAGATTGCGGTGTTGACGATTTTTTAATTGAACCTAACAGAGAGCTGCACCGCCGAATGGTTTACAACAAAATAGAGCACGATTATACCGAACGTCCGGGAGCACATACTTGGGATTACTGGGAAAATTCACTGCCCTACCATGCCTTGTTTTTTAATAAAATATTGCTTAAAAACCAATTGGTTACAAAAAAGTAA
- a CDS encoding AraC family transcriptional regulator — MKANAPALEVITNSYGSSFTYTKHAEKTNSKAHLWHYHPEIELVYINGGAGKRQIGSHVSYYTNGSLILIGSNLPHCGFTNEQTGNTTETVIHIKPEFLGNGFFGVPEMKKIQNILSQAKGGIAFGGETKKRIGKKIESMDEQQPFERLLTLLSILDELDSADEYTMLNADGFAIELQTQDSDRMNVVFNYVKDHFQESIAIDEVSSLVSMTTPSFCRYFKKISSKTFTEFVNEYRLVHASKLLAEKPMSINEVCYESGFNNFSHFSKSFKQYTGKSASQYRQEHKIIIS; from the coding sequence ATGAAAGCAAACGCCCCAGCTCTTGAAGTGATAACTAACTCATACGGAAGTTCTTTTACCTACACGAAACACGCCGAAAAGACCAATAGTAAAGCTCATTTGTGGCATTACCATCCAGAAATCGAGTTGGTGTATATAAATGGCGGGGCAGGGAAGAGACAAATAGGAAGCCATGTTTCTTATTATACCAATGGGAGTTTGATTCTGATAGGCTCAAATTTACCGCATTGCGGTTTTACGAACGAACAAACCGGAAACACGACCGAAACCGTGATCCATATTAAACCGGAGTTTTTAGGAAATGGTTTTTTTGGAGTTCCGGAAATGAAAAAGATTCAGAACATTTTGAGTCAGGCCAAAGGCGGTATCGCTTTTGGCGGCGAAACAAAAAAAAGAATCGGGAAGAAGATTGAATCGATGGACGAGCAGCAGCCGTTTGAACGTCTGTTGACATTGTTGAGTATTCTGGACGAACTCGATTCGGCAGATGAATACACGATGCTCAATGCCGACGGTTTTGCAATCGAACTGCAGACACAGGACAGCGATCGTATGAACGTGGTTTTTAATTACGTAAAAGATCATTTTCAGGAATCGATTGCCATCGATGAGGTTTCGAGTCTCGTAAGCATGACTACGCCTTCTTTCTGCCGTTATTTTAAAAAGATTTCAAGCAAAACTTTTACCGAATTTGTAAACGAATATCGTTTGGTACACGCTTCAAAACTATTGGCCGAAAAACCAATGAGTATAAATGAGGTTTGTTACGAAAGCGGTTTTAATAACTTCAGTCACTTTAGTAAATCATTCAAACAATATACAGGTAAAAGCGCCTCACAATACCGTCAGGAACATAAGATTATTATTAGCTGA
- a CDS encoding T9SS type A sorting domain-containing protein: protein MKSILKLSLVCAVLLSGVSTYAIDGGNAFNLHVLKAKGKLITFAMNQVQKASISIYDKNGSLLYSEKATGKEGILRTFSLEEFPAGTYFLEIEDANKKARHEITITAENTVLSTTALK, encoded by the coding sequence ATGAAATCGATTTTAAAATTAAGTTTAGTATGTGCAGTACTTTTATCAGGAGTTAGTACTTATGCAATTGATGGTGGAAATGCTTTTAACTTACACGTTTTAAAAGCTAAAGGAAAATTAATAACGTTTGCTATGAACCAGGTTCAAAAAGCAAGCATTAGTATATATGACAAAAACGGAAGCTTACTTTATTCTGAAAAAGCTACAGGTAAAGAAGGTATCTTAAGAACTTTCAGCTTAGAAGAATTCCCGGCTGGAACTTACTTTTTGGAAATCGAAGATGCTAACAAAAAAGCAAGACACGAAATTACAATTACAGCAGAAAATACAGTTTTATCAACAACTGCTCTTAAATAA
- a CDS encoding T9SS type A sorting domain-containing protein, giving the protein MKKVAKLSLVCAVLLSGLSTYAIDGGSAFNLHVIKANGKVITFAMNQVQKASISIYDKNGNLIYSENATGKEGILRTFSLEEFPAGTYFLEIEDANKKARHEITITPSATILSPKAL; this is encoded by the coding sequence ATGAAAAAGGTTGCAAAATTGAGTTTAGTATGTGCGGTACTTTTATCAGGTTTAAGTACTTACGCAATTGATGGTGGAAGCGCTTTTAACTTACACGTAATAAAAGCGAACGGAAAAGTAATAACATTTGCTATGAACCAGGTTCAAAAAGCAAGTATTAGTATATATGACAAAAACGGAAATTTGATTTATTCTGAAAATGCTACTGGTAAAGAAGGTATCTTAAGAACTTTCAGCTTAGAAGAATTTCCTGCCGGAACTTACTTTTTGGAAATCGAAGATGCTAACAAAAAAGCAAGACACGAAATTACAATTACACCAAGTGCAACAATTTTGTCTCCAAAAGCACTTTAA
- a CDS encoding T9SS type A sorting domain-containing protein, with translation MKKILKLSLVCAVLFTGSTYAIDGNEDFNLHVIKANGKQITFALNRVQKANLAIYDQDGSLIYSETASGKDGILRTFSLEEFPEGTYFLEVEDSIKKVKHEITITDAATVLSTKAVSSVYKAGYSAKNTSVAVR, from the coding sequence ATGAAAAAGATTTTAAAGTTGAGTTTAGTATGTGCGGTGCTTTTTACAGGAAGCACTTATGCAATCGATGGTAATGAAGATTTTAATCTTCACGTTATAAAAGCAAACGGAAAGCAGATCACTTTTGCTCTTAACAGAGTACAAAAAGCAAACCTTGCTATTTATGATCAGGACGGATCTCTAATTTATTCTGAAACCGCTTCTGGTAAAGATGGAATTTTGAGAACTTTCAGCTTAGAGGAATTTCCGGAAGGAACCTATTTCTTAGAAGTGGAAGACAGTATTAAAAAAGTTAAGCATGAAATTACAATAACTGATGCCGCAACTGTATTATCTACAAAAGCAGTTTCATCAGTTTACAAAGCAGGTTATTCTGCAAAAAATACCAGCGTAGCAGTACGCTAA
- a CDS encoding secretion protein has translation MTKFTKTGLVAAFFLATLFTYAIDGNGDYILNIKTGNGKVVTFTLDTVDNTSFSIYDENHNLLYAGESAANKLEVSKTISLESFPAGTYVLEVKANEKIAKHEIKVAAKKVKTVKLDESVNHSPGFRR, from the coding sequence ATGACAAAATTTACCAAGACCGGGTTAGTTGCTGCCTTTTTTTTAGCAACACTTTTTACTTATGCCATTGATGGAAATGGAGATTATATTTTAAATATAAAAACCGGAAACGGAAAAGTAGTAACCTTTACTCTAGACACCGTTGACAACACATCGTTTTCTATCTATGACGAAAATCACAATTTACTTTATGCGGGAGAATCTGCAGCAAACAAATTAGAGGTTTCTAAAACCATAAGCCTTGAAAGCTTTCCGGCCGGAACTTATGTTTTAGAAGTTAAAGCAAACGAAAAAATTGCTAAGCACGAAATTAAAGTTGCTGCAAAAAAGGTAAAAACAGTAAAGTTAGACGAATCTGTAAACCATAGTCCAGGTTTTCGTCGTTAA
- a CDS encoding helix-turn-helix domain-containing protein has product MSTLTKPNHIGRKISRIRELRDMKQEALAQALGTNQQAISILENSETIDDDKLIAIAKALGVTAEAIKNFSEEGMINYFNTFNDTKDSQVNFGNNCTFNPLDKLMETVEENKKLYERLLQSEKDKIEYLEKLLNQK; this is encoded by the coding sequence ATGAGCACACTAACAAAACCAAATCATATAGGGCGAAAAATAAGCCGTATTCGTGAACTTCGAGATATGAAGCAGGAAGCTTTGGCACAGGCTTTAGGAACAAATCAGCAAGCGATTTCTATTTTAGAAAATAGTGAAACGATAGATGATGATAAACTTATCGCTATTGCAAAAGCACTTGGTGTTACAGCAGAAGCAATTAAAAACTTTTCAGAAGAAGGAATGATTAATTATTTCAACACTTTTAATGATACAAAAGATAGCCAAGTAAATTTTGGAAATAATTGCACTTTCAATCCATTAGATAAATTAATGGAAACTGTAGAAGAAAATAAAAAGCTTTACGAGCGTCTGCTTCAGTCGGAAAAAGACAAAATTGAGTATTTAGAAAAATTACTAAATCAGAAATAA
- a CDS encoding protein-export chaperone SecB, whose amino-acid sequence MSENKTYKLKSLSLIESNFRREAEIDFSAEIDNQVDIDIQHTLISGDVIISLKVDLIGKYKRKKLFRFTTNYLGVFEIGNEDILPVEKFVEANGPAIIYPFIREHIAGTSLKAGMKAVLLPPVNFIKLSQDNKAKKATMKN is encoded by the coding sequence ATGAGTGAAAATAAAACCTATAAACTTAAAAGTTTATCTCTAATTGAAAGTAATTTTAGAAGAGAAGCAGAAATAGATTTTTCTGCTGAAATAGATAATCAGGTTGATATTGATATTCAGCATACTTTAATCTCAGGTGATGTTATAATTTCTTTGAAAGTTGATTTGATTGGGAAATATAAAAGAAAAAAGTTGTTTAGATTTACGACAAATTACCTTGGAGTTTTTGAAATAGGAAATGAAGATATTTTGCCTGTAGAGAAATTTGTTGAAGCGAATGGTCCTGCTATTATCTATCCTTTTATTAGGGAGCACATTGCAGGAACATCTTTAAAGGCTGGTATGAAAGCTGTATTGCTTCCGCCTGTAAACTTTATTAAACTTAGCCAGGACAATAAAGCTAAAAAAGCGACAATGAAAAATTAA
- a CDS encoding methylmalonyl-CoA mutase family protein, with protein sequence MEQQIPYIPKNKVRIVTAASLFDGHDAAINIMRRIIQSTGVEVIHLGHDRSVEEVVNTAIQEDANAIAMTSYQGGHNEYFKYMYDLLKEKGAGHIKIFGGGGGVILPSEIEELHEYGITRIYSPDDGRSLGLQGMINDLVQRADFPIGDKLNGEIDHIENKVPTAIARLISSAENFPEIAKTAFDKIHEVNSSSKIPVLGITGTGGAGKSSLVDELVRRFLIDFPEKTIGLISVDPSKRKTGGALLGDRIRMNAINNPRVYMRSLATRQSNLALSKYVAEAIQVLKAAKYDLIILETSGIGQSDTEIMDHSDVSLYVMTPEFGAATQLEKIDMLDFADLVALNKFDKRGALDALRDVKKQYQRNHNLWDKNPDEMPVFGTIASQFNDPGMNTLYKAIMDKVAEKTNSDLKSTFEITKEMSEKIFVIPPGRTRYLSEIAENNRNYDETAIAQQKVAQKLYGIFKTIESVSGKVPQITKAGIDDSTVLSGGFQEHDENRIFLNLLLNQFDKVKMDLDPYNWEIILNWADKTAKYKNPVYSFKVRDKEIKIATHSESLSHLQIPKIALPKYEGWGDILRWNLQENVPGEFPFASGLYPFKREGEDPSRMFAGEGGPERTNKRFHYVSAGMPAKRLSTAFDSVTLYGNDPDLRPDIYGKIGNAGVSICCLDDAKKLYSGFDLVHALTSVSMTINGPAPMLLGFFMNAAIDQQCEIYIKENDLEKEVEAKINKLYKEKGIERPKYQGELPAGNNGLGLMLLGVTGDQVLPLEVYNEIKVKTLAQVRGTVQADILKEDQAQNTCIFSTEFALRLMGDVQEYFITKNVRNFYSVSISGYHIAEAGANPITQLAFTLSNGFTYVEYYLSRGMNINDFGPNLSFFFSNGVDPEYSVIGRVARKIWAKAMKLKYGANERAQMLKYHIQTSGRSLHAQEIDFNDIRTTLQALYAIYDNCNSLHTNAYDEAITTPTEESVRRAMAIQLIINKELGLAKNENPIQGSFIIEELTDLVEEAVLQEFDRITERGGVLGAMETMYQRSKIQEESLYYETLKHNGDFPIVGVNTFLSSKGSPTVIPAEVIRATEVEKQYQITMLDNLHNFHEAKVNEHLSQLQDAAIKNENLFDYLMEATKVCSLGQITSALFEVGGQYRRNM encoded by the coding sequence ATGGAACAACAAATACCATATATTCCTAAAAATAAAGTAAGAATTGTTACGGCTGCTTCGCTTTTTGACGGACACGATGCTGCTATCAACATCATGCGTCGTATTATACAGTCTACGGGTGTTGAGGTAATTCATCTGGGCCATGACCGAAGTGTAGAAGAAGTGGTAAATACCGCTATTCAGGAAGATGCCAATGCGATTGCCATGACATCATATCAGGGCGGACACAACGAATACTTTAAATATATGTACGACTTGCTTAAAGAAAAAGGAGCAGGACATATTAAAATCTTCGGCGGCGGCGGCGGTGTGATTCTGCCAAGTGAAATCGAAGAATTACATGAGTATGGTATCACCAGAATTTATTCTCCGGATGACGGACGTTCTTTAGGACTTCAGGGAATGATTAATGATTTGGTTCAAAGAGCCGATTTCCCGATTGGTGATAAACTAAACGGAGAAATCGATCATATCGAAAATAAAGTTCCAACAGCAATTGCGCGTTTGATTTCGTCTGCAGAGAACTTCCCGGAAATTGCAAAAACAGCTTTTGATAAAATTCATGAAGTAAATTCCAGTTCTAAAATTCCGGTTTTAGGAATTACAGGAACGGGTGGAGCAGGAAAGTCTTCTTTGGTTGATGAGTTGGTTCGCCGATTTTTAATTGATTTCCCAGAAAAAACAATCGGATTGATTTCTGTTGATCCTTCGAAAAGAAAAACCGGAGGAGCGCTTTTAGGAGACAGAATTCGTATGAATGCGATTAATAATCCGAGAGTTTATATGCGTTCGCTGGCAACGCGTCAGTCGAATTTGGCTTTGTCTAAATATGTAGCCGAAGCAATTCAGGTTTTAAAAGCCGCAAAATACGATTTGATTATTTTGGAAACTTCAGGAATCGGGCAGTCTGATACCGAGATTATGGATCATTCTGACGTTTCTTTATATGTAATGACACCAGAATTTGGAGCGGCAACGCAATTGGAAAAAATCGACATGCTTGATTTTGCCGATTTAGTGGCCTTAAACAAATTTGATAAACGAGGCGCTTTAGATGCTTTACGCGATGTAAAAAAACAATACCAGCGCAATCATAACCTTTGGGATAAAAATCCAGATGAAATGCCGGTTTTCGGAACGATTGCTTCGCAGTTCAACGATCCGGGAATGAACACGCTTTATAAAGCAATCATGGATAAAGTGGCTGAAAAGACGAATTCTGACTTGAAATCGACTTTTGAAATCACTAAAGAAATGAGCGAGAAAATATTTGTGATTCCGCCAGGAAGGACACGTTATTTATCTGAAATTGCCGAGAATAACAGAAATTATGATGAAACGGCAATTGCACAGCAAAAAGTAGCTCAGAAATTATACGGAATCTTTAAAACCATAGAATCTGTTTCTGGAAAAGTACCTCAGATTACCAAAGCCGGAATCGACGATTCGACTGTTTTGTCTGGAGGATTTCAGGAACATGACGAAAACAGAATCTTCCTGAACCTTTTACTAAATCAATTTGATAAAGTAAAAATGGACTTAGATCCGTACAATTGGGAAATTATCCTGAATTGGGCAGATAAAACAGCGAAATACAAAAATCCGGTTTACAGCTTTAAGGTTCGTGATAAAGAAATTAAAATCGCGACACATTCTGAAAGTTTATCGCATTTGCAAATCCCAAAAATTGCTTTGCCTAAATACGAAGGCTGGGGCGATATCCTGCGTTGGAATTTACAGGAAAATGTTCCCGGAGAATTTCCTTTCGCTTCTGGATTGTATCCGTTTAAACGTGAAGGCGAAGATCCGTCGAGAATGTTTGCGGGCGAGGGAGGACCAGAAAGAACCAACAAACGTTTTCATTATGTAAGTGCGGGAATGCCAGCAAAACGTCTTTCTACAGCTTTTGACAGTGTGACTTTGTACGGAAATGATCCGGATTTACGTCCGGATATTTACGGAAAAATTGGAAATGCAGGAGTTTCTATCTGTTGTTTAGATGATGCTAAAAAACTATATTCAGGTTTCGATTTGGTTCATGCTTTAACTTCGGTAAGTATGACGATCAACGGACCTGCGCCAATGCTTTTAGGTTTCTTTATGAATGCCGCAATCGATCAGCAATGTGAGATTTACATTAAAGAGAATGATTTAGAAAAAGAAGTTGAGGCTAAAATCAACAAATTATATAAAGAAAAAGGAATTGAAAGACCGAAATACCAAGGCGAACTTCCGGCAGGAAACAACGGTTTGGGATTAATGCTTTTGGGTGTTACAGGAGATCAGGTTTTGCCTTTGGAAGTTTATAACGAAATAAAAGTAAAAACGTTAGCTCAAGTTCGTGGAACGGTTCAGGCCGATATTTTAAAAGAAGATCAGGCACAGAATACGTGTATTTTCTCAACTGAATTTGCGCTACGATTAATGGGAGACGTTCAGGAATATTTTATTACTAAAAACGTTCGTAATTTCTATTCGGTTTCGATTTCAGGATATCATATTGCCGAGGCGGGAGCGAACCCAATTACGCAATTGGCGTTTACGCTTTCAAATGGTTTCACTTACGTGGAATATTATTTGAGCCGAGGAATGAACATCAACGATTTTGGACCAAATTTATCGTTCTTCTTCTCGAACGGAGTAGATCCTGAATATTCGGTTATTGGTCGTGTGGCGCGTAAGATTTGGGCAAAAGCCATGAAATTGAAATACGGAGCCAACGAAAGAGCGCAAATGCTGAAATATCATATTCAGACTTCCGGACGTTCGTTACACGCGCAGGAAATTGATTTCAACGATATCAGAACGACTTTGCAGGCTTTGTATGCGATTTATGACAACTGTAATTCATTACACACCAACGCTTACGACGAAGCAATTACCACGCCAACAGAAGAATCTGTACGTCGTGCGATGGCAATTCAGCTGATTATCAATAAAGAATTAGGTTTGGCGAAAAATGAAAACCCAATACAAGGTTCGTTCATCATCGAAGAATTAACTGATTTGGTAGAAGAAGCTGTTTTACAGGAATTCGACAGAATCACAGAAAGAGGCGGCGTTCTTGGTGCAATGGAAACAATGTACCAACGTTCTAAAATTCAGGAAGAAAGTTTGTATTACGAAACCTTAAAACACAACGGAGATTTCCCAATTGTGGGTGTAAATACGTTCCTGAGTTCAAAAGGATCGCCAACAGTAATTCCGGCTGAGGTAATTCGTGCCACAGAAGTAGAAAAACAATACCAGATTACGATGTTGGACAATCTGCATAATTTCCACGAAGCAAAAGTAAACGAGCATTTAAGCCAGTTGCAAGACGCAGCCATTAAAAACGAAAACTTATTCGATTATTTAATGGAAGCTACAAAAGTTTGTTCTCTTGGTCAGATTACTTCGGCGTTGTTTGAGGTTGGTGGGCAGTATAGAAGGAATATGTAA